A stretch of DNA from Brevibacillus ruminantium:
CTTTTTAAAAGCCAGCGATCCGCTTTTTGCGATCACTCCCAGATGATTTTCCAGCTCTTCCTTCGTCATCCCAATCCCGGTATCGCTGATGGTGAGCGTTCTGTTCTGCTGGTCGGCCGTGATTTTGATCGCGTAGCTGTCCTTGTCAAAGACCAGGTTGTCATCCGTCAATGCCTTGTAATAGATTTTATCAATCGCATCACTGGCATTGGAGATCAGCTCACGGAGAAAAATTTCCTTTTGCGTATAAATGGAATTGATCATCATTTCCAAAAGCCGCTTGGATTCTGCCTGAAACTGCTTCTTTTCCATCAATAATTCTCTCCTTCCGCATGGTTTGCGCCATCCTGCTGGATGACGGCTGTCTACCTTTCTCTGTTAGCACTCGAAGCCTCCGAGTGCCATCCCATCTTCTATATAGCAGGACTCTCATTTTATGTCAATATCGTTTCACTGATAGCCTTTACGGATCGTGTCTCATTCATGAGCAAAAAACACGCCTGCGTTGGCGTGTTTTCCGGGGCGGTCAGCAAAAACATTTCGGCTCGTCGTCGGTTTTTCGTTCGTCTGGGGATTCTGCTGCTTCTTCATAGGAGTTCAGGGCATTCAATCCATGACTGAGAATTGCGCCGGAACGGGTGGAGGCTGCTACGAGTAGAGCCTCTACGATTTCTTCCATGCTGCCGCCCAGCGCTTTGAATTTTTTGACGTGAACATCAATGCAATATGGGCAACCTGTGACATGCGCAACCGTCAATGCGAGCAGCTCTTTGGTTTTTTGCGGCAGTACATTTGCCTTTTCATACACCTGCCGTTCAAAGTGGAAATAGGCTTTCGCAGCTTCAGGGCTCATTTTCATCAAATCCGGAATCCGCTGCAGATTTGCAGGGGAGTAGTAGGGCTTCATTCTTTTCATCTCCTTCTAAAATGATGGGCAGATCAACTGCCGTTATGTTCAGTGTAGAAGATGAACAGGAAGCCATCTGGTAACTTTGTCACTTTACCTCATCAGCCGGTTCGCCGGGTGTGCCGGGATCACACCCTCTCCTTCTCTGCGTAGGAGTGAATCTCCCTATCGGAGCAGACTGGCGGAATCCCAAACGTATTTTTTGAGATTCCATGCCAATTTCCCGGTGATGATAAAATCAAGCCCCCACTTTCGCGACCATACCAAGCCCTGTTCCGGACCTAAACCGATGCAAAAGGAATCCATGACGCCTTTATGGGCAGGGGCCACTCTGCCCTCCCAATCAGCCAATACGATTTTCCCCAGTCTCTTGGCTTGCATGATTCCTTCCTTGCAGGTCATCCGATCCGCTTTGCCGGTGGATGGGTCAACGATTTTTGCACAATCCCCGATGCTGTATACGAACTCCATTCCGCTGACCCGGTAACAGGAGTCGACCAGAACCTGGCCTGCAGGTGAAAGCGGCAAGCCCATCTGGCTCAACATCGGATTTGCCGACAATCCCAGGGTCCAAACGCATAAACCCGCCGGCAATGTCCCACCGTCCTCCAGAAAAAGCTGCCCGTCACGCTCCTGCAACGCCTTTCGCTGATGAAGGACGGTTACACCGTTTTCCGCAAGCAATTG
This window harbors:
- a CDS encoding carboxymuconolactone decarboxylase family protein, whose product is MKPYYSPANLQRIPDLMKMSPEAAKAYFHFERQVYEKANVLPQKTKELLALTVAHVTGCPYCIDVHVKKFKALGGSMEEIVEALLVAASTRSGAILSHGLNALNSYEEAAESPDERKTDDEPKCFC